A window of Sutcliffiella cohnii contains these coding sequences:
- a CDS encoding PfkB family carbohydrate kinase: protein MKIIAIGDNVVDCYLDQGKYYPGGNCVNVLVNCKRSGAEETSYIGNFATDDKAQHLKYALTEEGVAFDRTRVVEGISGQPKVNLTEDGDRVFVGGPKNTVQHKVKIKLLAEELEYVRQFDVCHSSCYSSLEEELPLIAEQTKVSFDFSTRLEEAYLEKVCPHISFGFFSASDLSEEQLEDFITKVEKYDLEVAGFTRGSKPALFLYKGERYYQEPVETNVVDTMGAGDSFIAGFLTAFLNGEEIKDALHFAAERASETCTFYGGWGYPKEIE, encoded by the coding sequence ATGAAAATTATTGCAATCGGAGATAATGTTGTAGATTGTTATTTAGATCAAGGAAAATATTATCCAGGTGGGAATTGCGTAAACGTATTAGTAAATTGTAAACGTTCTGGTGCAGAGGAAACGAGTTATATCGGCAACTTCGCAACAGACGATAAAGCGCAACATTTGAAGTATGCACTAACAGAAGAGGGAGTCGCGTTTGATAGAACAAGAGTAGTCGAAGGAATTAGTGGTCAACCGAAAGTGAACTTAACGGAAGACGGAGACCGAGTTTTCGTAGGTGGACCTAAAAATACCGTTCAACATAAGGTGAAAATTAAGTTGTTAGCGGAAGAGTTAGAGTATGTAAGGCAGTTTGATGTTTGTCATTCTAGCTGTTATTCATCCTTAGAAGAGGAGCTCCCTCTTATTGCGGAGCAAACAAAGGTGTCGTTTGATTTTTCTACTAGATTAGAAGAGGCTTATTTAGAAAAAGTATGTCCGCACATTTCTTTTGGTTTCTTTTCTGCTTCTGATTTATCGGAGGAACAGTTAGAAGATTTCATTACGAAAGTAGAAAAATATGATTTAGAGGTAGCTGGGTTTACGAGAGGATCAAAACCTGCACTATTTCTATATAAAGGTGAACGTTATTACCAAGAGCCGGTTGAAACGAATGTTGTGGACACAATGGGAGCTGGAGATAGTTTTATAGCTGGTTTTCTAACAGCATTTCTTAATGGAGAAGAGATAAAGGACGCGCTCCATTTTGCGGCAGAACGAGCAAGTGAAACATGTACGTTTTATGGTGGCTGGGGATATCCGAAAGAAATAGAGTGA
- a CDS encoding iron chaperone yields MEVFKEYLTGIDHPDHRERTEEVLTWITNTFPTLEGHIKWNTPMFSDHGTYIIGLSTAKHHMSISPERVGMEKFAEEIKEAGFSSTKDLFRIKWNEPVNYELLEKMIQFNIEDKAGYTKFWRE; encoded by the coding sequence ATGGAAGTTTTTAAAGAGTATTTAACGGGAATCGACCACCCAGACCACCGGGAACGAACGGAGGAAGTTTTGACGTGGATTACTAATACATTTCCGACTTTGGAAGGCCATATTAAATGGAATACGCCAATGTTTTCGGATCACGGTACATATATTATCGGCCTTTCGACAGCTAAGCATCATATGAGCATCTCACCTGAACGGGTAGGGATGGAGAAGTTTGCTGAGGAAATTAAAGAAGCTGGCTTCAGTTCTACGAAGGACCTGTTTCGTATTAAATGGAACGAGCCTGTAAATTACGAACTGCTGGAGAAAATGATTCAGTTTAATATCGAGGATAAAGCAGGGTATACGAAGTTTTGGCGGGAATAA
- a CDS encoding putative holin-like toxin codes for MTTFQTLVLMISFAGLIVSILIVFRQKITHP; via the coding sequence ATGACGACATTTCAAACTTTAGTGCTAATGATCTCATTCGCTGGTTTGATTGTGTCCATCCTAATCGTATTTAGACAGAAAATAACCCACCCTTGA
- a CDS encoding GntR family transcriptional regulator, translated as MKKKIENAVKPGFLYEQVMINIKEMIKSGQFPPNEKLPNENELCEIFETSRITIRRALKELENEGVIEILHGKGTFVKNTKQQIHMLDLNGFTNGKWLGKTTITKKTLSKTVEEADEQLMKLFQREEPFEVLKLVRLIKDTNSAFSVDYSYFPLDLYPGIQDKMEENVSTFQIVKNEYGVQFKCAKKELEFLHPSQEISELLEVSRMEPVIQIGKVIIDVNNIPVHYSLYYLLASKVKFNIDVDMEDDSNQEF; from the coding sequence ATGAAGAAAAAAATAGAGAATGCAGTGAAACCTGGATTTTTGTACGAACAAGTGATGATAAATATTAAAGAAATGATAAAGTCTGGTCAATTTCCACCTAATGAGAAATTACCAAATGAGAATGAGCTATGTGAAATTTTTGAGACTAGTAGAATTACCATTCGAAGAGCGTTAAAGGAGCTCGAAAATGAAGGAGTAATTGAGATCCTACACGGGAAAGGTACGTTCGTCAAAAACACGAAGCAGCAAATCCATATGCTAGATTTAAATGGGTTTACGAACGGAAAGTGGTTAGGGAAAACGACGATTACGAAAAAAACACTTTCTAAAACGGTGGAAGAGGCTGATGAACAGCTAATGAAATTGTTTCAGCGTGAAGAACCGTTTGAAGTATTAAAGCTTGTCCGTCTAATCAAGGATACGAATAGTGCGTTTAGTGTTGATTATTCCTATTTTCCGTTAGATCTTTACCCAGGAATTCAAGACAAAATGGAAGAGAACGTTTCTACATTCCAAATTGTGAAAAATGAGTATGGAGTCCAGTTCAAGTGTGCGAAGAAAGAACTCGAATTTTTACACCCTTCACAAGAAATTAGTGAATTGCTAGAAGTTTCTCGGATGGAACCTGTTATTCAAATTGGCAAAGTAATTATCGATGTGAACAATATACCTGTCCATTATTCTTTATATTACTTATTGGCTAGTAAGGTGAAATTTAATATTGATGTTGATATGGAAGACGATTCTAATCAAGAGTTTTAA
- a CDS encoding SIS domain-containing protein, with the protein MKTEHVNQITEAVNAVKAMDVKNFYFVACGGSMASLATGDYFLNRELDIPSRVYTSNEFVHVDPKGLGENSVVILRSHSGTTPETVEAAKFARSKGAVTIAVSMEVESPLCQAAEYVVHYNYKDGSDAIDGETGVYFSLIFGILNAVSPNEKYDRVLKQLSHLENLFETNKKNTFDRAFEYGKENKREKIIYTMGSGAYYHQAYSFTSCLLMEMLWIHSNAIHSGEFFHGPFEITDFDVPFLIIKGDGPTRPLDERAINFAEKFSNKVEVVDVAELDYTGVDEDLREYFGPAIAGVVLRQYADGLAEHTGHPLSVRRYMWKMEY; encoded by the coding sequence ATGAAAACTGAACATGTAAACCAAATTACGGAAGCTGTGAATGCAGTCAAAGCAATGGATGTAAAAAACTTTTATTTTGTAGCGTGCGGAGGTTCGATGGCTTCATTAGCTACAGGAGATTATTTCTTAAATCGTGAGCTTGATATTCCATCTAGAGTGTATACTTCCAACGAATTTGTTCATGTAGATCCAAAAGGTTTAGGGGAAAATAGTGTCGTTATTTTACGTTCTCACTCAGGAACTACACCAGAAACAGTAGAGGCGGCAAAGTTTGCTCGATCAAAAGGGGCCGTTACGATTGCGGTATCGATGGAAGTAGAATCACCGTTATGTCAGGCAGCGGAGTATGTTGTTCATTACAACTATAAAGACGGTTCCGACGCGATTGATGGGGAAACTGGAGTCTACTTTTCTCTCATTTTCGGCATTTTGAATGCGGTTTCACCGAATGAAAAGTATGACAGAGTATTAAAGCAATTAAGTCATTTAGAAAATCTATTTGAAACAAATAAGAAAAACACTTTTGATAGAGCATTTGAGTATGGGAAAGAAAATAAACGTGAAAAGATTATCTACACGATGGGAAGTGGGGCGTACTACCATCAGGCATACTCCTTTACGAGTTGCTTATTGATGGAAATGTTATGGATTCACTCTAATGCAATTCATTCCGGTGAATTTTTCCATGGACCGTTTGAAATTACAGATTTCGATGTACCGTTCTTAATTATTAAAGGCGATGGACCAACTAGACCTTTAGATGAAAGAGCGATTAACTTTGCTGAAAAGTTTAGCAATAAAGTAGAAGTGGTAGACGTGGCAGAGCTTGATTATACAGGTGTGGACGAGGATCTTCGCGAATACTTTGGTCCAGCAATTGCAGGTGTCGTGTTAAGACAATATGCGGACGGTCTTGCAGAACATACAGGTCATCCGTTATCCGTTCGTCGGTATATGTGGAAAATGGAATATTAA
- a CDS encoding anti-sigma factor: MKEKDKNHSNDENLYEQMLNNSIDEFDQKYSPKQQQTIVKRSKNKAMFTNILISLAILLLIVPVMTLLTYFYYSSGENYGRANNAIEVASKLIYVTEPNMSVEEMEIEEEIGFFTMDLNFDVYKRIGSQDYKVGDYEINYYFDKPNFPKRNLLLERPLEEIPQPESELIVHPDVLVSTNSDWNILKGLPDGTVSELYVSFSETIDVSEVNELFNGDMEVRWLAVDTGLERKRIDKDGYPLTPLGYPAQVDTTTWSPFNGREQTNEEVFLDILKFLKENEETATILARAKSLSLEERITYIEENGIKIYGVVVTGPTAELRNLQDNEKIKSMKIGEVKLWNWK; the protein is encoded by the coding sequence ATGAAAGAGAAAGATAAAAATCATTCAAATGACGAAAATCTGTATGAACAAATGTTAAACAACTCTATTGATGAATTTGATCAAAAATATAGTCCAAAACAACAACAAACAATCGTGAAAAGAAGTAAAAACAAAGCAATGTTTACGAACATTTTAATAAGCTTAGCTATTCTATTATTAATTGTTCCAGTGATGACCTTATTAACTTACTTTTACTATAGTAGTGGTGAAAATTATGGCCGCGCGAACAATGCTATTGAAGTTGCTTCCAAACTTATATATGTTACGGAACCGAATATGAGTGTGGAAGAGATGGAGATAGAAGAGGAGATCGGCTTTTTCACGATGGACCTTAACTTTGATGTATATAAAAGGATTGGTTCTCAAGACTATAAAGTCGGTGACTATGAGATTAATTATTATTTTGACAAACCTAATTTTCCGAAAAGAAATTTGTTACTAGAAAGACCATTGGAGGAAATACCCCAGCCTGAATCCGAATTAATTGTCCATCCTGACGTCTTAGTATCCACGAATTCCGATTGGAACATTTTAAAAGGACTTCCGGATGGGACTGTTTCTGAATTGTACGTGTCATTTTCAGAAACGATTGATGTATCCGAAGTGAACGAATTATTTAATGGAGATATGGAAGTACGATGGCTTGCAGTAGACACTGGATTAGAAAGAAAGAGAATAGACAAAGATGGTTACCCACTTACACCATTAGGCTACCCTGCCCAAGTTGACACAACGACGTGGTCACCGTTTAATGGACGAGAACAAACGAACGAAGAAGTTTTTCTAGACATACTTAAATTTTTAAAAGAGAACGAGGAAACTGCAACCATTTTAGCTAGGGCAAAATCGTTATCTTTAGAAGAACGAATAACGTATATCGAGGAAAATGGTATCAAAATTTATGGTGTGGTCGTTACTGGCCCAACAGCCGAATTACGCAATTTACAGGATAACGAAAAAATTAAATCTATGAAGATAGGAGAAGTGAAACTATGGAACTGGAAGTAA
- a CDS encoding carbohydrate ABC transporter permease, with protein sequence MSILFLLPSVVILATFVFIPLIQNFYYSLYDFSVFSQTKTWVGLDNFKVLLSDKVVQTALANNFKYAIISVFFQVAIALVLAYILEDKIFRRVAPFFRVVYFMPVMISISVIALLFGFIYNPQMGLLNSFLDLIGLGEYGKPWLGNSTSAIYAVIAMSQWQSIGFIMVIFIVAIQKIPKELYEAAEMDGAGKVRRFFSVTVPQVREAIFVNTLITITGSMLVFNEPYILTNGGPGFSSITMAVHMYQEGFVKDNMGYASTLAIVIFILTAILALIQIRLSGTGKDE encoded by the coding sequence ATGTCTATCTTATTTTTATTACCGAGTGTTGTCATACTAGCTACATTTGTATTTATTCCTCTAATACAAAATTTCTACTACAGTCTCTACGACTTTTCTGTTTTTTCTCAAACGAAAACATGGGTTGGATTGGATAATTTTAAAGTTCTTTTAAGTGATAAAGTAGTACAAACTGCATTAGCAAACAATTTTAAATACGCCATTATATCCGTCTTCTTCCAAGTAGCCATTGCGCTCGTACTAGCCTATATTTTGGAGGACAAAATCTTTAGAAGAGTGGCACCGTTTTTCCGAGTCGTCTATTTCATGCCAGTTATGATCTCGATTTCCGTTATCGCTCTGTTATTCGGTTTTATTTATAATCCGCAAATGGGACTATTAAATAGTTTCTTAGATTTAATCGGACTAGGAGAATACGGAAAGCCGTGGTTAGGGAATTCGACGTCAGCAATTTACGCTGTGATCGCAATGTCACAGTGGCAAAGTATCGGTTTTATTATGGTGATTTTCATTGTTGCCATACAAAAAATCCCCAAGGAACTGTACGAAGCTGCCGAAATGGACGGAGCTGGGAAAGTACGTAGATTTTTCAGTGTAACGGTCCCACAAGTGAGAGAAGCGATATTTGTCAATACACTTATTACGATTACAGGGTCAATGCTCGTCTTTAATGAGCCGTACATTTTGACGAATGGTGGACCTGGATTTAGCTCGATTACAATGGCCGTTCATATGTATCAAGAAGGATTTGTGAAAGATAATATGGGATACGCCTCTACGTTAGCTATCGTCATTTTTATACTTACTGCGATACTAGCACTTATTCAAATTCGGTTATCCGGAACGGGAAAGGATGAGTGA
- a CDS encoding carbohydrate ABC transporter permease, which yields MKLTKNRKFGVGETITLFALIAFAVIILYPLLWMFISSMKSYDEIYNNVWGFPEVWKYENYIEAWSKGISSYFLNSVIVTIATIFSVLLFGSMAAFSLAKYRSRLIDLALIFIIAGMMINPQVALIPLFNILSAFDMINTRLALILPYIAFRLPIAILLLRSYFLSIPKELEESAVIDGCSDWGIYTKIYLPMARPILITTIVLTAFFAWNEFLFATIFIDSDALKTIPSGLMNFRDALRTDWGVLLAGMVISSIPMIVLLIMLQKYLVRGLSEGSVKG from the coding sequence ATGAAGCTTACTAAAAATAGGAAATTTGGAGTAGGTGAAACGATAACATTATTTGCACTAATAGCATTTGCTGTTATTATTCTTTACCCGTTATTATGGATGTTCATTTCCTCGATGAAAAGTTATGATGAAATATATAATAACGTATGGGGCTTTCCTGAAGTATGGAAATATGAAAACTATATCGAAGCATGGTCAAAAGGGATCTCTAGTTATTTTTTAAATAGTGTCATTGTGACGATTGCTACTATTTTTTCTGTGTTACTTTTCGGTTCAATGGCAGCTTTTTCACTCGCAAAATATCGTTCAAGATTAATCGATTTAGCGTTAATTTTTATCATTGCTGGGATGATGATTAACCCACAAGTAGCGCTTATTCCGCTGTTTAACATTTTAAGTGCTTTTGACATGATTAATACGAGATTGGCGCTAATTCTACCGTATATAGCGTTTCGATTACCGATTGCTATTCTTCTATTAAGGTCGTACTTTTTAAGTATACCGAAAGAGTTAGAAGAGTCTGCTGTTATTGACGGTTGTAGCGATTGGGGAATTTATACGAAAATTTATTTACCGATGGCAAGACCTATATTAATTACAACGATCGTATTGACAGCGTTTTTCGCTTGGAATGAGTTTTTATTTGCAACGATTTTTATTGATTCTGATGCACTAAAAACAATTCCTTCTGGACTGATGAACTTCCGGGATGCGCTTCGAACAGACTGGGGTGTTCTCCTCGCTGGAATGGTTATTTCTTCTATTCCGATGATTGTGCTGTTAATTATGCTTCAAAAATATTTAGTAAGAGGATTATCAGAAGGATCTGTAAAAGGGTAA
- a CDS encoding sigma-70 family RNA polymerase sigma factor yields the protein MELDEIYELHVNDLYRYLYSLSKDHFTAEDLVQETFYRAFITLDEREITNIKAWLFKVSYHAFIDFTRKRKRYIVSDQLENIEPKGIPPEKSPEKQFIEKESFQQLLEDIHSLNDKQKNVLLLCDFHKLSYKEAADILDLNLNTLKSHLLRGREKMIAKIQKRRERDERER from the coding sequence TTGGAGCTTGATGAGATATATGAACTGCATGTAAATGATTTATACCGATACTTGTACTCCTTATCAAAAGACCATTTTACAGCGGAGGATCTAGTTCAAGAAACGTTCTACCGAGCATTTATTACACTTGATGAAAGAGAGATTACCAATATAAAAGCTTGGCTATTTAAAGTATCCTACCATGCATTTATTGATTTTACGAGAAAAAGAAAGCGATATATTGTAAGTGATCAGTTAGAAAATATAGAGCCTAAAGGGATACCGCCAGAAAAGTCACCAGAAAAGCAATTTATTGAAAAGGAAAGTTTTCAACAGTTGCTGGAAGATATACATTCTCTTAATGATAAACAAAAAAACGTGCTCCTACTATGTGACTTTCATAAACTCTCGTACAAAGAAGCTGCAGACATATTAGATTTAAATTTGAATACGTTAAAAAGTCATTTATTACGCGGTAGAGAAAAAATGATCGCGAAAATACAGAAACGGAGGGAACGAGATGAAAGAGAAAGATAA
- a CDS encoding CBO0543 family protein, which produces MFHVVLTFGMLISLALSKKLNKWQEAFVPTLFFALFNLYYHFLCYSKDRWLWIIQKPIVNYFITETVYCFIIFPCWAILFIGFFPQRKPFIYLLKWSIVSVVIEYIATKMGYFNYSNGWNIAWTFFFYITTYPILRLSQVRPLQAVIFSFFLIVFYLWVFDYFPILFQGDNLTK; this is translated from the coding sequence TTGTTTCATGTTGTATTAACATTTGGAATGTTAATTAGTTTAGCTCTTTCTAAAAAACTAAACAAATGGCAAGAAGCTTTTGTTCCTACTCTATTTTTTGCCTTATTCAATCTTTATTACCATTTCCTTTGTTATAGCAAGGATAGATGGTTATGGATTATCCAAAAGCCTATTGTAAATTACTTTATTACTGAAACGGTCTATTGTTTTATTATTTTCCCCTGTTGGGCGATTCTTTTTATTGGATTTTTCCCTCAAAGAAAACCTTTTATCTATTTGCTAAAATGGTCTATCGTTTCCGTAGTAATTGAATATATAGCTACGAAGATGGGGTATTTTAATTATTCAAACGGCTGGAACATTGCGTGGACCTTCTTTTTTTACATAACAACGTACCCAATATTAAGACTATCTCAAGTAAGACCGTTACAAGCAGTTATCTTCTCTTTTTTTCTCATTGTTTTTTATTTATGGGTGTTTGATTACTTTCCGATTCTCTTTCAAGGAGATAATTTAACCAAATAA
- a CDS encoding ABC transporter substrate-binding protein, whose product MKRTFSFVVMVLFLFASLVACSSSESGSSKGENGEDIVEINFFHRWPNEPRKSFYDQKIKEYMEANPNVKINVDAVLNDSYKEKIRVLVSSDNLPHVFSSWSNSFAENLVSSNRIMDLNSLLEEDKEWSGNIIESQFEGFTFDDVTYGVPFTIDGKVFFYNKEIFEKHNLQAPSSYDEFIKVLDSLQAAGYDTPLVEGLTNAWAISHYMGTIFQRVLDPGVTAVDYNAKTGEFTDPGYIKGLEIFEELTSYMGDISTAIDHETARNMFGNGEIPIVYMQFAEIKLVENIGGVDFGFFNFPAVAGGKGDPDALTGAPEGWMLSKDAPKEAVDFLKFLTSKETAYEFTKTDGQLNAIKGGVDEGNTSPASFEAYEIVLSASSPAPWFDNAVNINIADIFMRGGQSLATGQTTPQDIMKDVQERAARLKNE is encoded by the coding sequence ATGAAAAGAACTTTTTCATTTGTAGTAATGGTACTATTTCTCTTTGCATCTTTAGTAGCGTGTTCATCGAGTGAATCCGGTTCTTCCAAAGGGGAGAATGGCGAGGATATTGTAGAAATTAACTTTTTTCATAGATGGCCGAATGAACCACGAAAGTCGTTCTATGATCAAAAAATTAAAGAGTATATGGAAGCAAATCCGAATGTCAAAATTAATGTTGATGCAGTATTAAATGATTCGTATAAAGAGAAAATTCGTGTTCTCGTTTCGAGCGATAATTTACCACATGTGTTTTCTTCTTGGTCTAACTCATTTGCAGAAAACCTTGTTTCCTCTAATAGAATTATGGATTTAAATAGTTTACTAGAAGAAGACAAGGAATGGTCAGGCAATATTATAGAATCTCAGTTTGAAGGATTCACGTTCGATGATGTTACGTACGGAGTACCATTTACTATCGATGGAAAAGTGTTCTTTTACAATAAAGAAATTTTTGAAAAACATAACTTACAAGCACCTTCTTCTTACGATGAATTTATTAAAGTGTTAGATTCATTGCAAGCTGCTGGATACGATACACCACTTGTGGAAGGGTTAACGAACGCTTGGGCAATCTCTCACTATATGGGGACGATTTTCCAACGAGTACTAGATCCAGGAGTAACGGCAGTTGATTATAATGCAAAAACTGGTGAATTTACGGACCCAGGTTATATTAAAGGGCTAGAAATTTTCGAGGAACTAACATCCTATATGGGGGATATTTCAACGGCAATCGATCATGAAACAGCTAGAAACATGTTCGGTAATGGAGAAATTCCAATCGTATACATGCAGTTCGCGGAAATTAAACTAGTAGAAAATATCGGTGGCGTTGATTTCGGATTCTTTAACTTCCCAGCAGTAGCAGGTGGAAAAGGAGATCCGGACGCGTTAACAGGTGCACCTGAAGGCTGGATGTTAAGTAAAGACGCTCCAAAAGAAGCGGTCGATTTCTTAAAGTTTTTAACTTCTAAAGAAACGGCGTACGAATTTACGAAAACGGATGGTCAGCTGAATGCGATTAAAGGTGGAGTGGATGAAGGGAATACTTCTCCTGCTAGTTTTGAAGCTTACGAGATTGTGTTAAGTGCTTCTTCCCCAGCTCCTTGGTTTGATAATGCCGTCAATATTAATATCGCAGACATCTTTATGAGAGGTGGTCAATCGTTAGCGACAGGCCAAACGACTCCTCAAGATATTATGAAAGATGTACAAGAAAGAGCAGCTCGATTGAAAAATGAGTAA